The region GGGCCGAGCTACCATGAACCGGTGAAATAACCAGGCGCTGAACAGTAGATTTTCAATTCAACCGCGTTACTCTCACGCTGCTCAACGAGTACGTCTTTGTCAAAATAACCCCATACATGACTCTTGGTATTGAAATTGGCGGAACAAAGCTGCAACTGATCACAGGCGATGCTACCGGTCAGATTAGCCAGCGATTCCGCTACATCGTTGACCCCGCACAGGGCGCTGAAGGTATTCTGGCCCAAATTTCCACCACCATCCGACAACTTCCCGAACCGCCTACCGCTATTGGTGTTGGCTTCGGTGGCCCCGTCGACTGGACAACGGGCCGCATAGCTACGTCACATCAGATTGGCGGCTGGTCGGGGGTCGACCTCGCCGGATGGCTTCGGGAGCAGGTGCCGGGCGCTACCGTTCAGGTTGAGAATGACGCCAATGTGGCCGCCCTCGGTGAAGCCCGAAAAGGCGTTGCAACGGGTTTTAACCGGGTGTTTTACATCACCCTGGGCAGCGGTGTTGGCGGGGGCATGGTCGTCGACCGAAGCTTGTATCACGGCGCGCTGCCCGGCGAAGCGGAAATTGGGCATTTGTGGCTCGTCCCGCCCGGCGATTCAACACCGGGGCAAACGGTCGAGCAGACTATATCTGGCTGGGCCGTTGACCAGCAGATACGTGACCTTTTGCCGCAGCTACCAGACGACTCGGCATTGAAAATAGCCGTGCAACAGGCACATGCTTCCGGTGCTGTTGGTAAAGAAGCCCGGTTTTTACATCAGGCCTACGAAGCCAGCGACCCGGTTGCCAAAATGCTGATCGAGCAGATCGGTTCGGTGCTGGCACTGGCGTTATCGCACGTTGTTCATTTGTTTCATCCAGACGCTATTGTGCTGGGGGGTGGCCTGTCGCTCATTGGCGAACCGCTGCGGGCGGCCGTACGACAAACGCTCCCCCGCTTTGTCATGAAAACCTTTCATCCGGCTCCTATCGTACTTCTCGCCAAACTCGGTGAAGACGCGGTACCAATTGGCGCATTAATGCTAACCATCAATACGGATGACTGATGAATTGACTCACAGCTATCATCACTCATTATCCCTTTACCCATGAACCAGACTTACTTTAAGAACTACCTCGACCGGCAGAAAGACGCGTACGATGCTATTCCCATTGACCGGGTGGAGCATTTGATCAACCTCATCAAGAAATGCTGGGAAGAAGACCGGCAGTTTTTTGCCTTCGGCAACGGGGGTAGTGCGTCTAACGTATCGCACTTTATTACCGACCTCGGCAAAAGTGCCTCGGACCGCATGGGGAAGCGGTTTCGGTGCCTGTCACTCAACGAAAATGTATCCTGGATTACGGCCCTCGGTAACGACTATGCCTACGAGGACATTTATCTGCGGCAGCTTCAAAACTACGCCCGCCCCGGCGATCTGGTGCTGACGCTAAGCGTGAGCGGTAACTCCCCTAACGTTGTCAAAGCCGTAGAATGGGCAAACGAGAACGGATTGACTACCATGGCACTCGTTGGTGGCAAGCGTGGTAAACTCGCCGACATAGCCCACGAGTCGATTGTTATTCAGGATGAGCACTACGGCCGGGTCGAAGATGCCCAGATGACCATCTGTCACATGTTGTGTTACGGATTTATTGAGAGTTAGAGGTTTATATTAGTATTAGGAGTAAGGAGGGCTGGCGCGGGTATTTACCCGTGCCTATTTATGAAGTCAGTATTCACTGACGCAAGCGAATGCTTGCTATATAGAAAGGCACGGGTAAATACCCGCGCCAGCCCTCCTCGCTCCTACTACTAACTACCAATACATCCTAAGAATACCGATCATTTCTCCAGGGGTAAGCGGTGTTGGAGTAACCGCGTTCTTCCCAGAAGCCTAATTGATTTTTAGTCAGGAATTCGATCCGCTTGATCCATTTTGAACCTTTCCAGGCGTATAGCTGCGGGGTGATCATCCGCAGTGGGCCACCGTGTTCACGGGTTAAGGGCTGGCCGTCGGCGGTGTGTACCAGCAGGACATCGGGCTTTAGGGCTTCTTCCAGCGAGACGTTGGTAGAGTAGCCGTCATAGCCATAACACATAACGTGCGTAGCCGTGCCTTTGGGGTCTACCAGGGCTGCCAGGTCCATGAACCGGACACCCACCCAGGGGACATCTAACCGCGACCAGGTCGTTACACAATGAAAATCGCTGGTATCTTCTACCTGCGGTAGCTCCATCAGGTCTTCCCATTTGAGCCGGACTGGGTTATTCACTTCTCCATCAATATTGAGTTGCCACTTGTCGAGCGGGATGGCGGGCTGATAGCCTAAATCCAGTACCGGCCATTTGGTCGTAACCGTTTGGCCAACCGGTACGGCAGGCATACCATGTCGATTTATAGGCCCGGAGCCTCGTGGCTTCTCGTCCGTCATGGAGGGCGTCTGGGCCATTTTCTCCTCAAACCGACGTTTGAGTTTCATGCGGGCCTCAATGATTTTATCGGTTTTTTCGTTTGCGTCCATCGTATGCGAACTGGAAGTGTATAGCGGTTTTCCTTTGTAAACTGTAAATTCTATTTTGTAGTTTTACACAAACGAAAAATGGCGTTATGGTAGCAGAAAAAGTCTTTACTACCCCCGACTTGTATCTCCGGCAGGAGCGCGAAGCTGCGTTCAAAAGCGAATACATTGACGGAGATATTATCCCTATGGCCGGAGCATCTACCAATCACAACTTAATCAAAGAAAATATAGCCTTCTATATAAATCTTTGTATCCGAAATAATGGCAAGGGTTGCCGTTGTATGTCAAGCGACCAACGGGTAAACGTGCCAACGGATTCGTTGGTCGCTTACCCGGATATCGTCGTTGTTTGTGGCCCGAATCAATACCATGACGAAGTCCATGATACCCTAACCAATCCAATGCTCCTTGTAGAAGTTCTCTCACCCGGAACGGCCGCTCTCGACCGGGGGGATAAGTTTGCGCTTTACCGCCAGATTCCGACGCTGGCTGAATACGTCGTTATCGACTCGCAGCACATCCGGGCTGAGGTGTTCCGCCGGAATGAACAGGGATTCTGGTTCATTGCCTCCGAAGCCAGCGCCCCGGAACACGCCATCAATATCGATAGTATCGGCCTGTCAATAGTCATGACCGATGCCTACGCCGAGACGGAAGGCATTCTTCGGTAACAGCCACTTCCCCATTCAGTTAGCTTACGCGCACATAACTGCCCAGCAACTTGACCTCAGCCGCGTGGTGATTCAATATCTCGTGCAAATCGGGGTCACTGGCGTGGCCTTCGCATTCGAGCAGGAACCAGTAGCGGAAAGTAGCCCCATCCCGCAAAGGCCGACTTTCGATCTTTGTCAGATTAATATTACGGGTGTTAAACTCCTGTAGGAATTCGGCGAGTACCCCCGGCGACTGGGTATTCGGTAGGCGGGCAATTAAAGTGGTTTTATCGTGCCCACTGGGCTGATTCACAAAATCCTTAGCCAGAATCAAAAACCGGGTTCGGTTCAGGTCACTATCTTCAATATTGTCGAACAGCACCGGCACGTCGAACAACTTGGCGGCAATATGCGAGCAGATCGCTGCCGTATTGGGTTGTTGAGCGGCCATTTTAGCCGCCTTCGATGTCGATTCGACCGGCACCATCTCAGCTTTCAGCTCATCGAAATAATCGTTCAGAAACCGGCTGCACTGCCGGAAAGCGATATCTTTTGAATAGATGTGGGTGATGTCGGCTAAATTCTCGGCTTTCGTGGCAAAGGTAAAATGCACCGGAATCTGCACTTCGGCGGCAATTCTGAGGTCTTTCTCCAGCAGCAGATCGATGGCTTCCTCTACAACCCCTTCCTGGTTGTTTTCGATGGGCACAACGCCAAACCGAACCCGCCCTGTTTCGACACTTTCAAATACCGACCGGATTGTTGGCAGGGCCATATAGGCGCTCATGGCTCCAAACCGGCTTTCGGCCGCCTGGTGCGTAAAGCTACCTTCAGGACCTAGGTAAGCCACTCGTTCGGGCAACTCAAGGTTACGGGATACAGCGAAGATTTCAAGAAAGATCGCTTCAATGGCCGAACGGTTCAGCAAACCATCGTTTTGCTCATGAAGCCGGTCCAGAATTTGCTTCTCACGCTCCGGCCGGTAAATGACCGTATTGGTTGTACGTTTGAGGTCGCCAACCCGGCGCACAAGTTCCATTCGTTGATTCAGTAACGTCAGGAGTTGATCATCGAGCGCATCAATGTCATTACGGAGAGACTCTAAAGTCATAAAAAAGTCGGTAAGGCAAAAGTCAATAAGTTGGAAAGCACGAAGCCAACATACAAACTTAGCACTTACCGACTTATTGACTTACTTACTTACCGACTTTTCTACACCAGGGCTACTTCGTCAACGTCTTTCTCAATACGCAGGTTGTCGATAATGAAACGCTGACGGTCGGGGGTGTTTTTGCCCATGTAATAACTAAGAAGCTTGGGAACAGACGTTTCCTTCTCCATGATGACCGGTTCCAGACGCATGTTTTCGCCGATGAACAAGCCAAACTCGTCGGGAGAAATTTCACCAAGTCCTTTAAAGCGGGTTATTTCAACTTTTTTGGCGGCTTTCGTCAGTTTATCAATCGCCTTCTGTTTCTCGTCTTCCGAATAGCAATAGGTTGTTTCTTTATGGTTTTTCGGATTGCGAACCCGGAACAACGGCGTTTCAAGGATATATAAATGCCCATTACGCACCAGATCGGGGAAAAACTGAAGAAAGAACGTCAGCATCAAGAGCCGAATGTGCATGCCGTCCACGTCGGCATCGGTAGCAATAACAATCCGGTTGTACCGTAACCCTTCCAGCCCATCCTCAATGTCGAGTGCGTGCTGGAGAAGGTTAAACTCTTCATTCTCATACACTACTTTTTTGGTCAGGCCAAAGCAGTTGAGCGGCTTGCCCCGCAAACTAAAAACGGCCTGCGACTGCACATTTCGGGATTTGGTAATCGAACCGCTGGCCGAATCCCCCTCGGTAATAAACAGGGTCGACTGGTAGCGATCATCGGCTTTCAGATCGGGCAGGTGATTGCGGCAATCGCGCAATTTTTTATTATGAAGGCTTGCTTTTTTGGCACGATCATTGGCCAGTTTCTTGATACCCGCCAGTTCCTTCCGTTCCCGTTCCGATTGTTCGATCCGCTTTTTGAGGGCTTCCCGAACAGCGGGGTTCATGTGCAGGAAATCGTCCAGACGCTCTTTTACAAAATCCTTCACAAAGGAGCTTACGGATTGCGCATTCGGCTCGGGCGACATGTTCTGTGAACCCAGTTTCGTTTTCGTCTGTGATTCAAAAACGGGTTCCTGCACCCGAATACTAACGGCCGCAATGATTGACGAACGAATGTCCGACACCTCGTAGTTCTTGTCGAAATGGCGCCGAACCGTTTCCACAACCGCTTCTTTAAGCGCGTTGAGGTGCGTGCCTCCCTGGGTGGTATACTGTCCGTTTACGAACGAATAATATTCTTCGCCGTACTGATTCCCGTGAGTCAGGGCTATTTCGAGGTCGTTCCCTTTCAGATGGATGATCGGATATCGCAGTGAGTCTTCATCTTTCTTCGTTTTGTCACGAAGCAGATCGAGCAGGCCATTTTGCGAGAGGTACTTTTGCTTGTTGAACGAGATGGTCAGGCCAGCATTCAGGTAGCAGTAGTTCCAGATCATATTCTCCAGAAACTGGGGAATGAAATGAAAATGCTTGAAGACCGTATCATCCGGCTCAAAGCAGATGAGGGTGCCGTTTCGCTCGGTCGTGGCGTCTTCGCCCCGTTGCTTCAACTCACCCCGGTCAAATTCGGCCCAAACTGTTTTACCCTCCCGGAACGACTGAACCCGGAAATAACTGGACAGTGCATTGACGGCTTTTGTACCGACCCCATTAAGTCCTACCGATTTCTGGAAAGCCCCGGAATCGTATTTACCACCCGTGTTTATTTTGGAAACAACTTCAACAACCTTACCAAGTGGAATGCCCCGGCCAAAATCCCGTACCTCAACGCGATGATCCGTTACGCGTACTTCGATGACTTTACCAAAGCCCATGACATGCTCATCGATACAGTTGTCGATGGTTTCTTTGATTAATACATAGATGCCATCATCGGCGGCTGACCCATCGCCAAGTTTACCGATATACATACCGGGCCGCAAACGGATGTGCTCTCGCCAATCCAGTGAACGGATACTATCTTCGTTGTATTGAACAGCTTGATTCAGCAATTCTGCCATAAGAGATTTTTTACTAATAGGCTAAAACCGGCTATGTAGTAGAATAGCCTTTTTAACGAAACATTGGAAAAATTATACCCTGTGTTTTGGGAACGCGAAAATTTGCCGCTCGATATGAAACTATTTATAATCCAACAAAAGTTCGCTTACTTTGTCGACTGAACTGCACTATGTACCACAAGATTCACTTTGTTCGTTAGATACAGGCTTCGTCTTCTTCGGTGCCGCGC is a window of Spirosoma linguale DSM 74 DNA encoding:
- a CDS encoding ROK family protein (PFAM: ROK family protein~KEGG: ara:Arad_9637 transcriptional regulator protein), whose amino-acid sequence is MTLGIEIGGTKLQLITGDATGQISQRFRYIVDPAQGAEGILAQISTTIRQLPEPPTAIGVGFGGPVDWTTGRIATSHQIGGWSGVDLAGWLREQVPGATVQVENDANVAALGEARKGVATGFNRVFYITLGSGVGGGMVVDRSLYHGALPGEAEIGHLWLVPPGDSTPGQTVEQTISGWAVDQQIRDLLPQLPDDSALKIAVQQAHASGAVGKEARFLHQAYEASDPVAKMLIEQIGSVLALALSHVVHLFHPDAIVLGGGLSLIGEPLRAAVRQTLPRFVMKTFHPAPIVLLAKLGEDAVPIGALMLTINTDD
- a CDS encoding sugar isomerase (SIS) (KEGG: dal:Dalk_1695 sugar isomerase (SIS)), which produces MNQTYFKNYLDRQKDAYDAIPIDRVEHLINLIKKCWEEDRQFFAFGNGGSASNVSHFITDLGKSASDRMGKRFRCLSLNENVSWITALGNDYAYEDIYLRQLQNYARPGDLVLTLSVSGNSPNVVKAVEWANENGLTTMALVGGKRGKLADIAHESIVIQDEHYGRVEDAQMTICHMLCYGFIES
- a CDS encoding oxidoreductase molybdopterin binding protein (PFAM: oxidoreductase molybdopterin binding~KEGG: ade:Adeh_0361 molybdopterin-binding oxidoreductase), translated to MDANEKTDKIIEARMKLKRRFEEKMAQTPSMTDEKPRGSGPINRHGMPAVPVGQTVTTKWPVLDLGYQPAIPLDKWQLNIDGEVNNPVRLKWEDLMELPQVEDTSDFHCVTTWSRLDVPWVGVRFMDLAALVDPKGTATHVMCYGYDGYSTNVSLEEALKPDVLLVHTADGQPLTREHGGPLRMITPQLYAWKGSKWIKRIEFLTKNQLGFWEERGYSNTAYPWRNDRYS
- a CDS encoding protein of unknown function DUF820 (PFAM: protein of unknown function DUF820~KEGG: scl:sce0505 hypothetical protein), giving the protein MVAEKVFTTPDLYLRQEREAAFKSEYIDGDIIPMAGASTNHNLIKENIAFYINLCIRNNGKGCRCMSSDQRVNVPTDSLVAYPDIVVVCGPNQYHDEVHDTLTNPMLLVEVLSPGTAALDRGDKFALYRQIPTLAEYVVIDSQHIRAEVFRRNEQGFWFIASEASAPEHAINIDSIGLSIVMTDAYAETEGILR
- a CDS encoding chorismate mutase (TIGRFAM: chorismate mutase~PFAM: prephenate dehydratase; amino acid-binding ACT domain protein; Chorismate mutase~KEGG: wsu:WS0332 chorismate mutase/prephenate dehydratase) yields the protein MTLESLRNDIDALDDQLLTLLNQRMELVRRVGDLKRTTNTVIYRPEREKQILDRLHEQNDGLLNRSAIEAIFLEIFAVSRNLELPERVAYLGPEGSFTHQAAESRFGAMSAYMALPTIRSVFESVETGRVRFGVVPIENNQEGVVEEAIDLLLEKDLRIAAEVQIPVHFTFATKAENLADITHIYSKDIAFRQCSRFLNDYFDELKAEMVPVESTSKAAKMAAQQPNTAAICSHIAAKLFDVPVLFDNIEDSDLNRTRFLILAKDFVNQPSGHDKTTLIARLPNTQSPGVLAEFLQEFNTRNINLTKIESRPLRDGATFRYWFLLECEGHASDPDLHEILNHHAAEVKLLGSYVRVS
- a CDS encoding DNA topoisomerase type IIA subunit B region 2 domain protein (PFAM: DNA topoisomerase type IIA subunit B region 2 domain protein; ATP-binding region ATPase domain protein~SMART: DNA topoisomerase II; ATP-binding region ATPase domain protein~KEGG: dps:DP2280 DNA topoisomerase IV subunit B), encoding MAELLNQAVQYNEDSIRSLDWREHIRLRPGMYIGKLGDGSAADDGIYVLIKETIDNCIDEHVMGFGKVIEVRVTDHRVEVRDFGRGIPLGKVVEVVSKINTGGKYDSGAFQKSVGLNGVGTKAVNALSSYFRVQSFREGKTVWAEFDRGELKQRGEDATTERNGTLICFEPDDTVFKHFHFIPQFLENMIWNYCYLNAGLTISFNKQKYLSQNGLLDLLRDKTKKDEDSLRYPIIHLKGNDLEIALTHGNQYGEEYYSFVNGQYTTQGGTHLNALKEAVVETVRRHFDKNYEVSDIRSSIIAAVSIRVQEPVFESQTKTKLGSQNMSPEPNAQSVSSFVKDFVKERLDDFLHMNPAVREALKKRIEQSERERKELAGIKKLANDRAKKASLHNKKLRDCRNHLPDLKADDRYQSTLFITEGDSASGSITKSRNVQSQAVFSLRGKPLNCFGLTKKVVYENEEFNLLQHALDIEDGLEGLRYNRIVIATDADVDGMHIRLLMLTFFLQFFPDLVRNGHLYILETPLFRVRNPKNHKETTYCYSEDEKQKAIDKLTKAAKKVEITRFKGLGEISPDEFGLFIGENMRLEPVIMEKETSVPKLLSYYMGKNTPDRQRFIIDNLRIEKDVDEVALV